A genomic window from Nostoc sp. PCC 7524 includes:
- the cmr4 gene encoding type III-B CRISPR module RAMP protein Cmr4, protein MIEYIYLYLLSPLHTGGTTQEGNLLGIARESHTNFPYIPSSTFRGKVRSIVTDKDTQYQLFGNDLKDGQQLEQGNIWIGDASILWLPVPSLSHSVVWISCPMLLQRWQRLQGGRLPIPPEYSCNFANGSAVYLKDAIIQANQLQTWATSEEFVPKSSATSSVNRLLVLPDKHCATLIQMSLWRQVKIKLDEHKSVDGGFRYEEAIPPDTLMYLPWGITSQANGISQKSYNNFKNLLAANEILQIGGQESLGRGFVQQWM, encoded by the coding sequence ATGATTGAATACATCTACTTATATCTGCTTTCACCATTACATACAGGGGGTACAACCCAAGAAGGTAATTTATTAGGGATTGCCCGTGAATCTCATACTAATTTTCCGTATATTCCTTCCAGTACCTTTCGTGGTAAAGTGCGGTCAATTGTCACAGATAAAGACACACAATATCAACTATTTGGCAATGACTTAAAGGATGGTCAACAATTAGAACAAGGAAATATTTGGATTGGTGACGCTTCTATATTATGGTTGCCAGTACCATCATTAAGTCATAGCGTAGTTTGGATTAGTTGCCCCATGTTATTACAACGTTGGCAACGTTTACAAGGTGGTAGATTACCCATACCGCCTGAATATAGTTGTAACTTTGCCAATGGTTCTGCTGTTTATCTCAAAGATGCAATTATTCAAGCTAATCAATTACAAACTTGGGCAACATCAGAAGAATTTGTACCTAAATCTTCAGCAACCAGTTCTGTAAATCGTTTATTAGTTTTACCTGATAAGCATTGTGCCACATTAATTCAAATGAGTTTATGGCGACAAGTAAAAATCAAATTAGATGAACACAAATCAGTAGATGGTGGTTTCCGTTATGAAGAAGCAATTCCACCAGATACATTAATGTATCTACCTTGGGGAATTACATCTCAAGCTAATGGAATATCACAAAAATCTTACAATAATTTCAAAA
- a CDS encoding type III-B CRISPR module-associated Cmr3 family protein, with protein MYWYKLTPLDILMLRDAKPFSPQERAWAGSVFPPNGHTIAGALRGLLGEKQHFSIVGPFLCYQSTENTLYLPRPLGFVKSTPLVPLAWEQDSHYLYNALRDESQPCPLVKPHNSKDEDEEDNKYEAISEKKFRQYLPFSVVKDYLETGEIDKNNWVVIDGVHEDKPWTIETRSHNSIQEGTKQVKDADGYFVENAIRLHQNWSFALGVNHKIEAPTTIRLGGEGHRVIVQSCPELKEQWQELQTISNNNFQANSTSIAYLVTPGVFERPHKDKHEQRINLCRPYPWEWKIKDGNFVSMSTEKPVPISCRIRGEDNKSIPAPQVFAAPPGSLYYLNKPQGLFQDNPESPVNNWRKLGYSEMLWIKYQKN; from the coding sequence ACACCATTAGACATACTGATGTTAAGGGATGCCAAACCATTTTCACCACAGGAAAGGGCGTGGGCGGGTAGTGTATTTCCTCCCAATGGTCATACTATCGCCGGAGCATTGCGGGGTTTACTGGGAGAAAAGCAACACTTTAGCATTGTTGGGCCATTTCTATGTTATCAAAGCACAGAAAACACCTTATATCTTCCGCGTCCGTTGGGGTTTGTGAAATCAACTCCCCTTGTACCTTTAGCTTGGGAACAAGATTCTCATTATCTATATAATGCCTTGCGTGATGAAAGCCAACCTTGCCCATTAGTTAAACCTCATAATTCTAAAGATGAAGATGAGGAAGATAATAAATATGAGGCTATTTCTGAGAAAAAATTTAGACAATATTTACCTTTTTCTGTCGTTAAAGACTATTTAGAAACTGGAGAAATTGATAAAAATAATTGGGTAGTAATTGATGGGGTTCATGAAGATAAACCCTGGACAATAGAAACCCGTTCACATAATAGTATTCAGGAAGGAACGAAACAAGTCAAAGATGCCGATGGTTACTTTGTAGAAAATGCTATTAGATTACATCAAAATTGGAGTTTTGCTCTAGGAGTTAACCATAAGATAGAAGCACCTACTACAATTAGGTTAGGGGGAGAAGGACACAGAGTAATTGTACAATCTTGTCCAGAATTGAAAGAACAATGGCAAGAACTACAGACAATATCAAATAATAATTTTCAAGCTAATAGTACATCAATAGCTTATTTAGTGACCCCTGGAGTCTTTGAAAGACCACATAAAGATAAGCACGAGCAAAGAATCAATTTATGTCGTCCTTATCCGTGGGAATGGAAAATAAAAGATGGTAATTTTGTGAGTATGTCCACAGAAAAACCAGTGCCAATTAGTTGCCGAATTAGGGGTGAGGATAATAAAAGTATTCCTGCACCGCAAGTATTTGCAGCACCGCCGGGAAGTTTATACTATTTGAATAAACCTCAAGGATTGTTTCAGGATAATCCAGAATCTCCTGTAAATAATTGGAGAAAACTGGGTTATTCAGAAATGTTGTGGATTAAATATCAAAAGAATTAG